The Carassius gibelio isolate Cgi1373 ecotype wild population from Czech Republic chromosome B19, carGib1.2-hapl.c, whole genome shotgun sequence genomic interval GAGGAGCTCGGAGAAACCACCAGTTGTTTGGGAGGACTGACTTGGATGCGTCGGAGGCAAAACAGTTCATCAGGTGTTGGAGTGGAACATGGAGGAACTGCCAACGGTTTGGGAGGATGCACTTGAAGAAGAGAACATGGCAAGGACACTTCCTCTGGTGCAGTCTCTGGCTTTTGAGGATGCATGGGCGGTCTGGTCACTGGCGGCAAGGGTTTGAAGCGAGCAGCTGGTAAAGGAAGGTCTTCAGAGACACTTGGAAGCAATGGAAATTCTCCTTCTATTGGCTTCAAGAAGGAAGATCTCACTGGAGGACTGACTAGACTTTGCTGAGGTTTGACCTCCACAAGAAGTGGAGTAGGCTCAGTGGTCCTTCTTTCCTTCtggtttctcctcttctttttcttttctccagCCTCTCTATGCATACTTCCTCCCTCCATCACATTTTCTAGACTCTGCATCTTTCTGAATTTGGCAgactctctttttttctgtggcaCATGTCCTCTATCCTTTATCTTTTCAAGGCCAAATGTCTCGCTTTCTTTTTCAGCCTTGTCTTTATGACTTCCTCCCTCATTCATCTCTTTCTCCTTCTTCACCTTTCTCTTCACctgtcttttcttctctttctctccatacTGTAAAATCGTACATTTTAGTTAGTAAAGATTATTGTAGTAAATGATACAAgacaatactatttcagtctttctatttccaaaatgtcacatttaattgaatgtgttgatgtttctttgtaattaattgtgaaatctaCTAGCAATTACTGAGTGAAAAGTGATTCTAAACCATTTTCGGTGGAAGCTGGTACTTCTCAGTTAAGTTACCTGGCGGCGTCTCTTTTTGCACTTCTTGTTTTGGGCAGTGAAGTCGAAGGCCTCACTTTCATCTGCCTTCATCATTGATGCTTCTGGGAGTTTCTCTATTGCCGCCCGTTCTTGTGCTGCACACTGTTGTGCCCTCAAAGGTGTCTCCCTTTTATGAAAGAAGTGAGCAAAACACTCAAAAAGTGGTCTAAATACACTGCTGAACAGTGCCATTGTGGACACTAGATGCTGCAAGTGAATTCAGTATTTGTTGTCAATATCTGCAGAAAGTCACGAAAGTAGCTCTCGATCTTTTCTCTCCTAACACACCAACAGAAGAAAGTTAGTCAGAACAGCAGTTTAGAGCTGCCAGAACGGAATCTCCATTATGATGTCACAACAGTGAGCTGAACTGAGAATTCTGAACTAAATGAGCAGCTCAGGAGAGAAGCAGTAAATACATCATCACTAGTGGCTCCATATTAAATACTGACTGTTTCCTAACAAGTTTCCCAAACTCTTCTCCTGTCCctgaaaattaaaagataataataataataaaaactgatcactttttaaaaataaatgataatttagaaGGGTACAGGCCAGACTGgacataaattaaacatttaaacaaataaccTAACAGGCCTGTAAAAAATTTCACTctgctttaaatttaaaataataatattaataacaacaacaaaagttataaaaatgtgtaacttttttaaatgaactgaactttatttatatattactttattattattattattattattattattattatgtttcatGGTTGATGTTCCAGTTAGACTGGTTTTGGTTAGTTTTAAAGAGGTTTTGGCTCTAGATGAATGATCAGTTTTAAACCACAGTGACcaatgtgtacattttaaaaactacataagaataaacaataaacaatttaaacaaagcacaaaaaaaaaaacaaaaaaaaaacgatttttaAGTCTTATGattaatttactcaaaaaaacgtttatcattatcaatgtagaaaatatttattCTGCTTATTTTTTGCATTCTCGGAGCCTGCTTTGGAGAAGAAATGATCTGAGTAACTCCCAGCAGAGCGTGCAGACACAGAAAACACTCCAAAACCATCGTCAAAGTCTGGTATAACGAGCTGAAGAAAGGTAAGCAGAGGTACATTATACCTCAAACAGCTAGAATAGCTTTATAATGCGAGGTTATGATATGTTTAGTCGttttgaaatttaattaaacCTCACATGTAGCAAACAAGCTAATCACAGGTCCCCCTTATAAGCTAGCAGCTTAGCTCATTTAGCAGTTAACGTACAAGTTTTGATTCCTTTACATGTTCTGCAACTTACTTTGCAGGTTAGTATTAAAAATCCTCaattcctttttttattctttgttttttattaataaacaataatagtAGTCTGAATGCTGTATTGCAGATATTGAGACACTCAGCAACGTGTTTAGTCAACTCAGTTTACAGTTTCACTACAGCATATACGATTTTGGTGAATCCCAGAAGAAATGTTCAATATCATCTATACGTTAGATATGTTATGATCTATTTTACATGTGGGCCCTTTCGAAATCACAATTTTCCAGTCTGACCGGCTGTATAAATCACATGTCTTTTGGAGCAGTGAAATTAAGCATTTGTAGTGATGTGTCTGTATCATTCAAGAACAAGACAATGAACCAAAACGAGGAATTACTGGTGCTGGCGTCTTTATTCCACGTGGAACATTCATCATCTACAAATTACCACACCAATCCTTAGCAAATGCACCTGATTTTATACAATCCATTACTGCCACCTAGTGGACTAAACATCACACTCATTACATCCCTTTTCCTTGAATAAATAACAATACCCACATAACAGTTCACACTATACACTATACACCCATACAAATTAAGGTGATtcctcaaatgtaatttatgaacttgtccaactaccgtatttttcagactataagtcgcacctaagtatgagtcgcatcagtccaaaaatacgtcatgacaaggaaaaagtctcatttatttacaaccaagaaccaagacaaaacattagcgtctacagccacgagagggcgctctatgttttcagtgtagactacaggagcactgagcagcatagagcgccctcttgcggctgtagacggtaatgttttaactttaacttcaatGGTAAACAGGGAGAGTGCAATCATAATTTCCTCCACTAAGCATTTGTAACTGAAATTGTTGGAACATCAGGATAGCATTCAAGATTTAGGTtggaattaattttttatgttcttgaaagaaatctcttaagctcaccaagactgcatttattttattaaaaatacagtgaggacagtaatattgtggaatattattgtaaaaaatctttttctattttaatctatttcaaaatgttatttattgctgtgatggcaaagctgatttcagcagctattactgcagttttcagtgccacgtgatcctttagaaatcattcttaatatgctgatttggtgatttcTTATTGTAATCAATCTTAAAAACAGCTGTGGTGCTTttcatacataaataatttttctATTATCAAGAGAAAGCTCCAAAGAACAGAATGTATAtgcaaacttttaaacagaatAGTGTAACCATTGCAGTAAGCAGGATACAAACCCAGTGAACTTCATTTAGTATTTGCTGATGATTTGTGAATTAAACATCAGCGGTGCTGCTAGGCCTAGTGCATTATGCTAGGTGATTGCTTACAAGCTTCAAGTGTTAAAAGAGCCCCTCGccaagtctctatgatattctAGTCCTTAAATATTATATCTTCGCTGTAAGTCTGAGATTTTTTGTAATCACCCACAaggtaaatttttttatataattgcacTGTTCTTCAAAATTGAATTAAAGTAAAAGATTAATATCATTTTCAATTTCTTTAGCCGTTCCGCTTTATTTCCCCAAGCACAACATGAATGCGACACTCAGGGCTTGTTTGTTCTTTCACAGTTCCTGGCTGTGGACACCCAGCTTCTCCTGGGCAACAAGAAGTTGGCCATTAGCCCAGAGGAGTATGTCTATGCAGCTCTTAACCTCTACACCGACATCATCAACATCTTCCTTTACATCCTGGCCATTGTGGGTCGCACCAGGGACTGAGTGTGCCCCCTTCCTGTAAGAAGAGGAAAGTGCAGACCACATTTCACAGAATGATGCACCACCTCACATTCCTTCACCTTTCCTCAAATTCTGAAATTATTTGTCTTTCAAATTCCCTTTATGTCAACATGTACAGACTGATCAGGAAAAAGCTCTTTGTCCTTTTCaggacaaaacaaaaaattattcaagAACCCGTTTGAATGCAGTTCCTTTACATTGCCCGATCTGTCCTTCGTGTTTAATTTGCTTGTGTGGTTCTGGAGATGTATAACGTTATATGACTTGCAGTTGCATCCAAACGGCATGTCAGAAATTTAACTTCAGTAACCTTTTCATTGTTGCTTTCTGGTTGATTGAGAAGGacggagagagaaagagcagataTCAATGAGCGGAGATTTGTTTGTCAGAGTAGCGATAATTACTGATGCTATTGTGCTCCACTAGTCAGTATAAAGTCTCTGCATGATAGTCTAACACAGCGAAGAATGTCAGACAGACATAGATACTTCTCCAAACATTTTCATATACAACAGTAGCTGTACATAGTTAAATGAAGCTCAAACCCCTCTAGTTCTATGCATGAATATCTGAATATCTGGCTGTGCTGCTCACTAATGTGTGCGTTTCTATAACATTGCTGCTTTGCAACATAATACCACCAATATATACACTCCAAGATGACAAACATTTGTTCAGTTGACTGTATTATCTGCAGTATAACTGTGGGAAGTAAAGTAATGCCTGTGTATAAtaacttttccttttttatttttgagaggaAGGTGAGCTTGTGAGGTTGTCCTGACTATTAAATAATTCCAAAAGTCAGTATTTGAGGCTCAAACACTACATTACATCACTCTTTTCTCTTTCATGCTGACtactttactttttcttttcattaaatagatcattttgttgttttgtttgtgtatatgtgtgtgtgattgagagaaAGAGATGTCATTCCCTTATTTTAACGAATGTGAATGGAATATTGGATTATTTGATGCTTTTGGAAATAACACTAGTTGCATGTTACCTTGCAAAAATGTTCTATTTGCTGGACAATAACAGGATACTTCTAGGAAAATTATTGCATTTGATGTTTTTGTAGTTATTTATACACTATTTATTAAAATGCTGGGTAATGGCCGAATTGTCATGAACATGGTTATATGGTTCTTTTTAAATTTTCCTAGAAATGTTagaatttaaaaacatcaaacattGGCAGAGATTTATTTAAGCATATTAGGGCTAATTGCAGTATGTAAAGACAGATTTCTGTTCATTACCATTGTAAACTAAAGAAAATTCAGATGATTTCAGATATGAATGTACAGCAGTTTCACAGCTAACTGGTTAACTTGTAATATTCATTGAAATGTCATGTACCCAGCTGAAATCTCAAACCTTGCATGTGGAGCTATTGAACACTGAACTGGCTGTGAAAGTCATGGGTTAAGAAAATAATTACTTGGGTGGCATAaaacttattttgtttattttgatcaaatgtttGTCTTTATTAATAACTTCTGTTTTAGTAACGCTCTAGTGGATTGAGGTGTGTAGAGTGTGTTTGGGCTTGGTAGATCTCTTAGCACTGTACATTTGCATTAAACTGAAGTTCCTCTGCAGCCTGTTTGCttttcattacaaaaataaaatgagaggAAAACACCGTTTGAAATGGTCTTTTGTTGTACTTTTAGTGACTGGAGTAGATTGCAAATCATACATTAAAGGCATCATGATGTGAATTGTTGAAAACGGTTATGAGACcaattttaaatgaatcagtaTCTTGATCATTTGAGTAAATCACTCAAAGACGGCTGCTTGTTTCATTCCATTcttcaatttcataaaaaaattaataaaaaaaaaagttcacacaaAACCTTTAGGGTACTAACATATGTAGGGACTCTTTAGGTACAAATGTGCACTTTTTGAAGAGGTCCTGTATTAGAGGAGTGTTGTGTATGGAAAAATATGTAAAGCTGACTAATATTTGTGATTTATACTATTTGTTGTTCAATCATGACCTAACGTGATAAGAAATAAGTTATCATGAAAGAAGAGTAACATTGTTGTtctcatatatttattattatttaaaaaaacagattttaaaattttaacagTCCTTACTACCAAAACTTTCTTTAGAAAATTTGAAGTTGTTTAATGTCATATACTGTTATTATATGACTGTTAACCTGCATCTGCAaaagtctttataaataaacacctGCAATTTTGGTCATAAACAACAATTGCATATGGTTTGTATTCTTAGGGAGGCAATGCTCCAAAAATCCACAAAGGAGGCCTTTAGTGGAAGAAACATAAAAAGACAGAGTTGCAGCTTTCATATTGGAATCCAAATCATAGACAATATGATAAACCTAATTGTAACTTACCAATGAAATGTACCTTTTACTCAAATCAAGTGTCGTTTTATTGTTGTGATCTGAGATGAATCATTCACTTCCTGTGGCTGttctttgttaaaataaaatgtttgtttaaaatggtAGAAAATCACTGCACGctttcaaattaaacatttgaactttAAACACGTTTTATGTGTTAATATTCAGGAAATTTGCATGGATCATTCAACTTTTAGtttgcacagttttttttatttgtacacagAATTGTGCTGTAGGTTAAAGGTGAAGAGGATGTTTTGGGAAGGGACAATGATCTTCACTCAGAGGAGCAGTAGTTGCAGTTGTGCTTGTTGATCAACAAGTGCTTCAGTTTTGGATCGTTCCTGTAGCGTTCAAGCAGCAACTCCTTTTCTCTTCGCTCCTTCTCCTTCTGTATTTTCTTCTCCTTCTTTTTCTTGGCCTTCTCTTCTGCCCAGCTGAAGAGAACAAGTGgcaattttcttttcctctttggCTCTTGCTGGACATTCACATTGTGCTGGGTCTCATTCTTGGGACCTTCAGGAGAGGCTACACCAAACAGCTTCATCATGTGTTTATCCAACTCCTCCTTTTTCTGAGAGGAGTCATCCAAAGTCCCTTCTATGGCATTGGAGTCTCCCATTTCATCAGTGTTATCTTTCACATCTTCAAATCCCTGGACCTCCACCACTTCACTCGCCCACACTTCCTCCAGCATGTCGCAGTCACTCTCCAACCAAGCAACCATCCGTCTTGGTTTCATTTCAGCCTCCTGAGGTCGGGGGAGTTCATACTTGGGTAAGTCACAGGCCCGAATGGTCTTCCCCGTGTACTCCACGTACTCTGTCTCCTCATCCTCTATGTCGATGAGCATGAGTTGTGGAGGCGGCTCAAACAGGGAAGAAGTGGACGGCTGAGCCTTCATCAAGCTGGGAGAACACACTGGAGCTGAAGAACGTTGCAGATCAACAACTTCATCAGATACAGGAGAGGAGCTCGGAGAAACCACCAGTTGTTTGGGTGGACTGACTTGGATGCGTCGGAGGCAAAACAGTTCATCAGGTGTTGGAGTGGAACATGGAGGAACTGCCAACGGTTTGGGAGAATCCACTTGAAGAAGAGAACCTAGCAAGGACACTTCCTCTGGTGCTGCCAACGGTTTGGGAGGATCCACTTGAAGAAGAGAACCTGGCAAGGACACTTCCTCTGGTGCAGTCTCTGGCTTTTGAGGATGCATGGGCGGTCTGGTCACTGGCGGCAAGGGTTTGAAGCGAGCAGCTGGTAAAGGAAGGTCTTCAGAGACACTTGGGAGCAATGGAAATTCTCCTTCTATTGGCTTCAAGAAGGAAGATCTCACTGGAGGACTGACTAGACTTTGCTGAGGTTTGACCTCCACAAGAAGTGGAGTAGGCTCAGTGGTCCTTCTTTCCTTCtggtttctcctcttctttttcttttctccagCCTCTCTATGCCTACTTCCTCCCTCCATCACATTTTCTAGACTCTGCATCTTTCTGAATTTGGCAgactctctttttttctgtggcaCATGTCCTCTATCCTTTATCTTTTCAAGGCCAAATGTCTCGCTTTCTTTTTCAGCCTTGTCTTTATGACTTCCTCCCTCATTCATCTCTTTCTCCTTCTTCACCTTTCTCTTCACctgtcttttcttctctttctctccatacTGTAAAATCGTACATTTTAGTTAGTAAAGATTATTGTAGTAAATGATACAAgacaatactatttcagtctttctatttccaaaatgtcacatttaattgaatgtattgatgtttctttgtaattaattgtgaaatctaCTAGCAATTACTGAGTGAAAAGTGATTCTAAACCATTTTCGGTGCAAGCTGGTACTCAGTTAAGTTACCTGGCGGCGTCTCTTTTTGCACTTCTTGTTTTGGGCAGTGAAGTCGAAGGCCTCACTTTCATCTGCCTTCATCATTGATGCTTCTGGGAGTTTCTCTATTGCCGCCCGTTCTTGTGCTGCACACTGTTGTGCCCTCAAAGGTGTCTCCCTTTTATGAAAGAAGTGAGCAAAACACTCAAAAAGTGGTCTAAATACACTGCTGAACAGTGCCATTGTGGACACTAGATGCTGCAAGTGAATTCAGTATTTGTCGTCAATATCTGCAGAAAGTCACGAAAGTAGCTCTCGATCTTTTCTCTCCTAACACACCAACAGAAGAAAGTTAGTCAGAACAGCAGTTTAGAGCTGCCAGAACGGAATCTCCATTATGATGTCACAACAGTGAGCTGAACTGAGAATTCTGAACTAAATGAGCAGCTCAGGAGAGAAGCAGTAAATACATCATCACTAGTGGCTCCATATTAAATACCGACTGTTTCCTAACAAGTTTCCCAAACTCTTCTCCTGTCCCTGAAcatttaaagataataataataataaaaacagatcactttttaaaaaaatgataatttagAAGGGTACAGGCCAGACTGgacataaattaaacatttaaacaaataatctaACAGGCCTGTAAAAAATTTCACTctgctttaaatttaaaataataatattaataacaacaacaaaagttataaaaatgtgtaacttttttaaatgaactgaactttatttatatatttactttattattattatttttattatgtttcatGGTTGATGTTCCAGTTAGACTGGTTTTGGTTAGTTTTAAAGAGGTTTTGGCTCTAGATCAATGATCAGTTTTAAACCACAGTGACCagtgtgtacattttaaaaactacataagaataaacaataaacaatttaaacaaagcacaaaaaaaaaaaaaaaaaaaacaatttttaagtcttatgattaatttaatcaaaaaataaagtaGAAACAGAAACAGCCAGTACTGCTGACGTTTATTTCTAAAAAcgcttatcattatcaatgtagaaaatatttattCTGCTTATTTTTTGCATTCTCGGAGCCTGCTTTGGAGAAGAAATGATCTGAGTAACTCCCAGCAGAGCGTGCAGACACAGAAAACACTCCAAAACCATCGTCAAAGTCTGGTATAACGAGCTGAAGAAAGGTAAGCAGAGGTACATTATACCTCAAACAGCTAGAATAGCTTTATAATGCGAGGTTATGATATGTTTAGTcgttttgaaattaaattaaacctcACATGTAGCAAACAAGCTAATCACAGGTCCCCTTATAAGCTAGCAGCTTAGCTCATTTAGCAGTTAACGTACAAGTTTTGATTCCTTTACATGTTCTGCAACTTACTTTGCAGGTTATTATAAAAAATCCTCAATTCCTTTATTTTAtactttgttatttattattaacaataatagtaGTCTGAATGCTGTATTGCAGATATTGAGACACTCAGCAACGTGTTTAGTCAACTCAGTTTACAGTTTCACTGCAGCATATACGATTTTGGTGAATCCCAGAAGAAATGTTAAATATCATATATACGATAGATATGTTATGATCTATTTTACATGTGGCCCCTTTCGAAATCACAATTTTCCAGTCTGAGCGGCTGTATAAATCACATGTCTTTTGGAGCAGTGAAATTAAGCATTTGTAGTGATGTGTCTGTATCATTCAAGAACAAGACAATGAACCAATACGAGGAATTACTGGTGCTGGCGTCTTTATTCCACGTGGAACATTCATCATCTACAAATTACCACACCAATCCTTAGCAAATGCACCTGATTTTATACAATCCATTACTGCCACCTAGTGGACTAAACATCACACTCATTACATCACTTTTCCTTGAATAAATAACAATACCCACATAACAGTTCACACTATACACTAGTCCCACACCAAAACACTCAATTGCTCCATTTTACCATTTACAACACATTCCTTtttcaaaacaacttttttttttacaagtctaGTCTAACTGGTGGTTTTCTAACACCACTAGATCTTCGCAAAATTGGATTGTCAGTCTTTGGTGCAGATGAAACCAGTTCTGGAGACTGTTCAGAGAGCTGAACCTCAAAAGGAGACTCAGCAACAGGACAACTTTGGCAATGTATACTGTTGTGCAAACAGGGCACTATACCTCAAAATACTATACCCCCCATACAAATTAAGGTGATtcctcaaatgtaatttatgaacttgtccaactaccgtatttttcagactataagtcgcacctaagtatgagtcgcatcagtccaaaaatacgtcatgacaaggaaaaagtCTCATTTATTTACAACCAAGAACCAACACAAAACATTagcgtctacagccacgagagggcgctctatgttttcagtgtagactacaggagcactgagcagcatagagcgccctcttgcggctgtagacggtaatgttttaactttaacttcaatGGTAAACAGGGAGAGTGCAGTCATAATTTCCTCCACTAAGCATTTGTAACTGAAATTGTTGGAACATCAGGATAGCATTCAAGATTTAGGTtggaattaattttttatgttcttgaaagaaatctcttaagctcaccaagactgcatttattttattaaaaatacagtgaggacagtaatattgtggaatattattgtaaaaaatctttttctattttaatctatttcaaaatgttatttattgctgtgatggcagagctgatttcagcagctattactgcagttttcagtgccacgtgatcctttagaaatcattcttaatatgctgatttggtgatttcTTATTGTAATCAATCTTAAAAACAGCTGTGGTGCTTttcatacataaataatttttctATTATCAAGAGAAAGCTCCAAAGAACAGAATGTATAtgcaaacttttaaacagaatAGTGTAACCATTGCAGTAAGCAGGATACAAACCCAGTGAACTTCATTTAGTATTTGCTGATGATTTGTGAATTAAACATCAGCGGTGCTGCTAGGCCTAGTGCATTATGCTAGGTGATTGCTTACAAGCTTCAAGTGTTAAAAGAGCCCCTCGccaagtctctatgatattctAGTCCTGAAATATTATATCTTCGCTGTAAGTCTGAGATTTTTTGTAATCACCCAcaaggtaattttttttatataattgcacTGATCTTCAAAATTGAATTAAAGTAAAAGATTAATATCATGTTAAATTTCTTTAACCGTTCCGCTTTATTTCCCCAAGCACAACATGAATGCGACACTCAGGGCTTGTTTGTTCTTTCACAGTTCCTGGCTGTGGACACCCAGCTTCTCCTGGGCAACAAGAAGTTGGCCATTAGCCCAGAGGAGTATGTCTATGCAGCTCTTAACCTCTACACCGACATCATCAACATCTTCCTTTACATCCTGGCCATTGTGGGTCGCACCAGGGACTGAGTGTGCCCCCTTCCTGTAAGAAGAGGAAAGTGCAGACCACATTTCACAGAATGATGCACCACCTCACATTCCTTCACCTTTCCTCAAATTCTGAAATGATTTGTCTTTCAAATTCCCTTTATGTCAACATGTACAGGCTGATCAGGCAAAAGCTCTTTGTCCTTTTcaggacaaaacaaaacattattcaaGAACCCGTTTGAATGCAGTTCCTTTACATTGCCCGATCTGTCCTTCTTGTTTAATTTGCTTGTGTGGTTCTGGAGATGTATAACGTTATATGACTCAACAGTTGCATCCGAAAGGCATGGCAGAAATTTAACTTGAGTAACCTTTGCATTGTTGCTTTCTGGTTGATtgagaaggagggagagagaaagagcagattTCAATGAGCGGAGATTTGTTTGTCAGAGTAGCGATAATTACTGATGCTAATGTGCTCCACTAGTCAGTATAAAGTCTCTGCATGATAGTCTAACACAGCGAAGAATGTCAGACAGACATAGATACTTCTCCAAACATTTGCATATATACACAGTAGCTGTACATAGTTAAATGAAGCTCAAACCCCTCTAGTTCTATGCATGAATATCTGAATATCTTGCTGTGCTGCTCACTAATGTGTGCGTTTCTATAACATTGCTGCTTTGCAACATAATACCACCAATATATACACTCCAAGATGACAAACATTTGTTCAGTTGACTGTATTATCTGCAGTATAACTGTGAGAAGTAAAGTAAAGCCTGTGTATAAtaacttttccttttttatttttgagaggaAGGTGAGCTTGTGAGGTTGTCCTGACTATTAAATAATTCCAAAGGTCAGTATTTGAGGCTCAAACACTACATTACATCACT includes:
- the LOC127978968 gene encoding ubiquitin carboxyl-terminal hydrolase 8-like isoform X2 translates to MALFSSVFRPLFECFAHFFHKRETPLRAQQCAAQERAAIEKLPEASMMKADESEAFDFTAQNKKCKKRRRQYGEKEKKRQVKRKVKKEKEMNEGGSHKDKAEKESETFGLEKIKDRGHVPQKKRESAKFRKMQSLENVMEGGSRHREAGEKKKKRRNQKERRTTEPTPLLVEVKPQQSLVSPPVRSSFLKPIEGEFPLLPSVSEDLPLPAARFKPLPPVTRPPMHPQKPETAPEEVSLPGSLLQVDSPKPLAVPPCSTPTPDELFCLRRIQVSPPKQLVVSPSSSPVSDEVVDLQRSSAPVCSPSLMKAQPSTSSLFEPPPQLMLIDIEDEETEYVEYTGKTIRACDLPKYELPRPQEAEMKPRRMVAWLESDCDMLEEVWASEVVEVQGFEDVKDNTDEMGDSNAIEGTLDDSSQKKEELDKHMMKLFGVASPEGPKNETQHNVNVQQEPKRKRKLPLVLFSWAEEKAKKKKEKKIQKEKERREKELLLERYRNDPKLKHLLINKHNCNYCSSE
- the LOC127978968 gene encoding titin-like isoform X1, translating into MALFSSVFRPLFECFAHFFHKRETPLRAQQCAAQERAAIEKLPEASMMKADESEAFDFTAQNKKCKKRRRQYGEKEKKRQVKRKVKKEKEMNEGGSHKDKAEKESETFGLEKIKDRGHVPQKKRESAKFRKMQSLENVMEGGSRHREAGEKKKKRRNQKERRTTEPTPLLVEVKPQQSLVSPPVRSSFLKPIEGEFPLLPSVSEDLPLPAARFKPLPPVTRPPMHPQKPETAPEEVSLPGSLLQVDPPKPLAAPEEVSLLGSLLQVDSPKPLAVPPCSTPTPDELFCLRRIQVSPPKQLVVSPSSSPVSDEVVDLQRSSAPVCSPSLMKAQPSTSSLFEPPPQLMLIDIEDEETEYVEYTGKTIRACDLPKYELPRPQEAEMKPRRMVAWLESDCDMLEEVWASEVVEVQGFEDVKDNTDEMGDSNAIEGTLDDSSQKKEELDKHMMKLFGVASPEGPKNETQHNVNVQQEPKRKRKLPLVLFSWAEEKAKKKKEKKIQKEKERREKELLLERYRNDPKLKHLLINKHNCNYCSSE
- the LOC127978968 gene encoding uncharacterized protein LOC127978968 isoform X3 encodes the protein MMKADESEAFDFTAQNKKCKKRRRQYGEKEKKRQVKRKVKKEKEMNEGGSHKDKAEKESETFGLEKIKDRGHVPQKKRESAKFRKMQSLENVMEGGSRHREAGEKKKKRRNQKERRTTEPTPLLVEVKPQQSLVSPPVRSSFLKPIEGEFPLLPSVSEDLPLPAARFKPLPPVTRPPMHPQKPETAPEEVSLPGSLLQVDPPKPLAAPEEVSLLGSLLQVDSPKPLAVPPCSTPTPDELFCLRRIQVSPPKQLVVSPSSSPVSDEVVDLQRSSAPVCSPSLMKAQPSTSSLFEPPPQLMLIDIEDEETEYVEYTGKTIRACDLPKYELPRPQEAEMKPRRMVAWLESDCDMLEEVWASEVVEVQGFEDVKDNTDEMGDSNAIEGTLDDSSQKKEELDKHMMKLFGVASPEGPKNETQHNVNVQQEPKRKRKLPLVLFSWAEEKAKKKKEKKIQKEKERREKELLLERYRNDPKLKHLLINKHNCNYCSSE